In Equus przewalskii isolate Varuska chromosome 6, EquPr2, whole genome shotgun sequence, one DNA window encodes the following:
- the MYOD1 gene encoding myoblast determination protein 1, with protein sequence MELLSPPLRDVDLSGPDGSLCNFATADDFYDDPCFDSPDLRFFEDLDPRLVHVGALLKPEEHAHFPATVHPAPGGREDEHVRAPSGHHQAGRCLLWACKACKRKTTNADRRKAATMRERRRLSKVNEAFETLKRCTSSNPNQRLPKVEILRNAIRYIEGLQALLRDQDAAPPGAAAAFYAPGPLPPGRGGEHYSGDSDASSPRSNCSDGMMDYSGPPSGARRRNCYDGTYYSEAHSEPRPGKSAAVSSLDCLSSIVERISTESPAAPALLLADAPPESSPGPQETATPSEGERGAPTPSPDAAALCPAGANPNPIYQVL encoded by the exons ATGGAGCTGCTGTCGCCGCCGCTCCGCGACGTAGACCTGTCGGGCCCCGACGGCTCTCTCTGCAACTTTGCTACAGCGGACGACTTCTATGATGACCCGTGTTTCGACTCCCCAGACCTGCGCTTCTTCGAGGACCTGGACCCGCGCCTTGTGCACGTGGGCGCACTCCTGAAGCCCGAGGAACACGCGCACTTCCCCGCGACCGTGCACCCGGCCCCGGGTGGGCGCGAGGACGAGCATGTGCGCGCGCCCAGCGGGCACCACCAAGCCGGCCGCTGTCTACTGTGGGCTTGCAAGGCGTGCAAGCGCAAGACCACTAACGCCGACCGCCGCAAGGCGGCCACCATGCGTGAGCGGCGCCGCCTGAGCAAAGTCAACGAAGCCTTCGAGACGCTCAAGCGCTGCACGTCCAGCAACCCGAACCAGCGGCTGCCCAAGGTGGAGATCCTGCGCAACGCCATCCGCTACATCGAGGGCCTGCAGGCGCTGCTGCGTGACCAGGACGCCGCGCCCCCTGGCGCCGCCGCTGCCTTCTATGCGCCTGGCCCGCTGCCCCCAGGCCGCGGCGGCGAGCACTACAGCGGCGACTCGGACGCGTCCAGCCCGCGCTCCAACTGCTCCGACGGCATG ATGGACTACAGCGGCCCCCCGAGCGGTGCGCGGAGGCGGAACTGCTACGATGGCACCTACTACAGCGAGGCGCACAGCG AACCCAGGCCCGGGAAGAGTGCTGCGGTGTCCAGCCTTGACTGCCTGTCCAGCATCGTGGAGCGCATCTCCACCGAGAGTCCCGCCGCGCCCGCGCTTCTGCTGGCCGATGCGCCGCCGGAGTCGTCTCCCGGCCCGCAGGAGACGGCCACCCCGAGCGAGGGCGAGCGCGgcgcccccaccccttcccccgaCGCCGCCGCGCTGTGCCCTGCGGGCGCGAACCCCAACCCCATCTACCAGGTGCTCTGA
- the LOC139084278 gene encoding cuticle collagen 2C-like, which produces MGLTGREPRRLPKPPPIKWRSPRAERRRVPREQQERFGAGAPSAEVERARRLPPGASAAARAVCPCPESGGLDADRASEQASQRAEQQPGRQQRRGGGGRSAPRLPGLAGLASPRPDPPPPPPGPDHRSPLASAGSANCLPQARRGARGAEAPEPVPAGPAEQTRPGEPLRGPARLSHSPGAVPSAPPPEPEPESERSPAEPQLEPRRTERSALRPQHRAAPRVPLPRGPAISSERRGEGARRAGGRAGAPAAGGSRQPGKERGRGPEPALRPELQPGHAGRKAAGIHLPRAESALRRPPHSRARISRPSLLPSPFRGLVYLSGPGDS; this is translated from the exons ATGGGGCTCACTG GGCGCGAGCCTAGACGTCTCCCGAAGCCCCCGCCCATCAAGTGGCGTTCCCCGAGGGCGGAGCGTCGGCGGGTCCCCCGGGAGCAGCAGGAGCGGTTCGGGGCAGGCGCCCCCAGCGCCGAGGTGGAAAGAG CGCGGCGCCTCCCTCCGGGGGCGAGTGCGGCTGCGCGCGCCGTGTGCCCGTGTCCGGAGAGCGGCGGGCTGGACGCGGACCGCGCGAGCGAGCAAGCGAGCCAGCGAGCCGAGCAGCAGCCCGGGCGGCAGCAGCgtcgcggcggcggcggccgctcCGCGCCTCGCCTTCCCGGCCTCGCCGGCCTCGCCTCGCCGCGCCCGGACCCGCCACCCCCGCCTCCCGGGCCCGACCACCGTAGCCCCCTCGCCTCGGCCGGCAGCGCCAACTGCCTGCCCCAAGCGAGGCGCGGAGCGCGGGGCGCGGAGGCACCGGAGCCAGTGCCCGCCGGCCCCGCAGAGCAAACCCGGCCCGGAGAACCCCTGCGCGGCCCCGCGCGGCTCAGCCACAGTCCGGGAGCTGTCCCTTCAGCACCGCcgccggagccggagccggagtcCGAGCGCAGCCCAGCGGAGCCCCAGCTCGAGCCGAGGCGCACCGAGCGCAGCGCTCTGCGGCCACAGCACCGAGCAGCGCCCCGGGTGCCCCTGCCCAGGGGGCCCGCCATCTCCTCCGAGAGGCGGGGAGAAGGAGCGAggagggcgggcgggcgggcaggcgcGCCCGCCGCCGGGGGGAGCAGGCAgccaggcaaggagagagggagggggccgGAGCCCGCCCTGCGCCCCGAGCTGCAGCCTGGCCACGCAGGGAGGAAAGCGGCGGGCATCCATCTCCCCCGCGCCGAGAGCGCGCTGCGGCGACCACCGCACAGCAGAGCGCGAATTTCCcggccttctctcctcccctcccccttccggGGGCTGGTCTATCTGTCCGGCCCGGGGGACAGCTGA